One region of Etheostoma spectabile isolate EspeVRDwgs_2016 chromosome 21, UIUC_Espe_1.0, whole genome shotgun sequence genomic DNA includes:
- the rgrb gene encoding retinal G protein coupled receptor b, with translation MAAYTLPEGFTEFDMFTFGSGLLVAGTLGFFLNAISIVSFLRVKEMWTPSNFFVFNLAVADISLNINGLIAAYASYLRYWPFGQDGCAYHGFQGMIAVLASISFMAAVAWDRYHQYCTRQKLFWSTTLTITSIIWILSIFWAAVPLMGWGVYDFEPMKTCCTLDYTRGDRDYVTYMLTLVVLYLMFPAYTMYSNYDAIHKHFKKTHHHRFNTNIPLRVLLMCWGPYVLMCVYACFQNTKLVSPKLRMVLPVLAKTNPIFNALLFSFGNEFYQGGVWHFLTGQKIVEPVIKKSK, from the exons ATGGCAGCGTATACATTACCGGAGGGATTCACCGAGTTTGATATGTTTACATTCGGCTCAGGGCTTCTTGTTGCGG gCACGCTTGGATTCTTCCTCAATGCCATCAGCATTGTGTCTTTCCTCAGAGTGAAGGAAATGTGGACTCCCAGTAACTTCTTTGTGTTCAATCTTGCTGTGGCTGACATCAGTTTGAATATTAATGGACTCATAGCTGCATATGCGAGCTACCTCAG ATATTGGCCTTTTGGTCAGGATGGATGTGCCTATCATGGTTTTCAGGGCATGATAGCGGTTCTAGCGTCAATCAGTTTCATGGCTGCTGTCGCTTGGGACAGATATCACCAGTACTGCACCA GACAGAAGCTCTTCTGGAGCACTACGCTGACAATAACCAGCATCATCTGGATTCTTTCCATCTTCTGGGCTGCTGTTCCTCTAATGGGATGGGGCGTCTATGACTTTGAGCCTATGAAAACTTGCTGCACCTTGGACTACACCAGAGGGGACAG GGACTATGTGACCTACATGCTGACTTTGGTGGTGCTCTACCTGATGTTTCCAGCTTACACCATGTACTCAAATTACGATGCCATCCACAAACACTTCAAGAAGACCCATCACCACAGG TTTAACACCAATATCCCTTTGAGGGTATTGCTGATGTGCTGGGGGCCCTACGTCCTCATGTGTGTCTACGCCTGTTTCCAGAACACCAAGCTTGTATCTCCCAAACTAAGAATG GTGCTTCCAGTTCTTGCAAAGACAAACCCTATCTTCAACGCTCTCCTTTTCTCATTTGGAAATGAGTTCTACCAAGGTGGCGTGTGGCACTTCCTCACCGGGCAGAAGATCGTTGAGCCGGTTATTAAGAagtcaaaataa
- the lrit1b gene encoding leucine-rich repeat, immunoglobulin-like domain and transmembrane domain-containing protein 1b, giving the protein MSRHFTAAVCLALVCLPLLSSSCPAQCSCFFHKLSDGSKARSVLCNDPEITVVPPNFPIDTSKLRIEKTAITRISSNNFHYLNSLEYLWMSFNSLNTLNVDSFRGLYSLDELRLDGNSLTSFPWESLTDMPNLRLLDLHNNKISTIPADATMYVKNLTYLDLSSNTLTTVPADVLTMWLSVKPSQDSSKLILGLHDNPWLCDCRLYDLVQFQKSPSSSVALIDTRLRCADPESLSGVLFIEAELQRCQGPRVHTAVARVRSSLGNNVLLRCGTVGVPIPELSWSRADGKKMNGTIQEEVSKEGIIWSILSVPAVAYRDSGKYVCKATNFVGTADAIISLVITDSLQSEEAGGGVSKRTRGKKPGGIGRAAYQEKLIARYVPPPTTPAAQPIIESLNGKGATGKYEIESYSISDGASEGRGKLSVPQKPVEVDALSNLAANASSLQQAPEKRVVRSVKVIGDTDHTVSLNWRAPTATNTTEFSVLYAVFGERDMRRVNVGAGKNRITIDGLVPKTKYIACVCVKGLIPKKEQCVIFSTDEAASASGTQKLINVVVITVACVIAVPLTLIVCCGALKKRCKKLLGRQSKDMQDSYVTFETLGPAAKAKGMEGDFLTRLNPDESNRLLSARSSVDSEATARTEGPPNEYFC; this is encoded by the exons ATGAGTCGACATTTTACTGCTGCTGTTTGTCTGGCTTTAGTTTGTCTTCCTTTGCTGAGCAGTTCATGTCCTGCACAATGCAGCTGCTTCTTCCACAAACTGAGCGATGGATCTAAAGCAAG GAGTGTACTCTGCAATGATCCGGAAATCACTGTGGTTCCTCCAAATTTCCCCATTGACACATCGAAGCTGCGCATCGAAAAGACAGCAATCACACGGATTTCAAGCAACAACTTCCACTACCTCAACAGCCTGGAATATCTGTGGATGTCTTTCAATTCCCTGAATACACTAAATGTTGACAGTTTCCGTGGTCTTTACAGCCTGGATGAGCTCCGGCTGGATGGCAACTCCCTCACCTCCTTCCCCTGGGAGTCCCTGACTGATATGCCAAACCTGAGGCTCCTTGACTTACATAACAACAAAATCTCCACTATCCCTGCCGATGCCACCATGTATGTAAAGAATCTCACCTATCTGGATTTATCCAGCAACACTCTGACAACCGTTCCTGCTGATGTTCTCACAATGTGGTTGAGTGTGAAGCCATCCCAGGATTCCTCCAAACTAATTCTCG GTCTCCATGACAACCCATGGTTGTGTGACTGCCGGCTGTATGATCTGGTCCAATTTCAGAAATCCCCTTCGTCATCCGTGGCTCTAATTGACACCAGGCTGAGGTGTGCTGATCCAGAGAGCTTGTCAGGTGTTCTTTTCATTGAAGCGGAGCTGCAGAGGTGCCAGGGCCCTCGGGTGCACACGGCCGTGGCACGTGTACGAAGCTCACTGGGCAACAACGTCCTGCTGCGTTGTGGCACAGTTGGAGTTCCCATCCCTGAACTGTCCTGGAGCCGTGCTGATGGCAAGAAAATGAACGGCACCA ttcagGAAGAGGTTTCAAAGGAGGGCATTATTTGGTCGATTCTGAGTGTGCCTGCAGTCGCCTACCGTGATTCTGGGAAATATGTATGCAAAGCAACCAACTTTGTGGGAACCGCAGACGCCATTATCTCTTTGGTGATCACAGATTCCTTGCAGTCAGAGGAAGCAGGTGGGGGTGTCTCTAAGAGAACCAGAGGGAAGAAACCTGGTGGCATTGGAAGAGCGGCATACCAAGAGAAACTTATTGCCAGATATGTTCCTCCACCAACCACCCCAGCTGCCCAGCCCATCATTGAAAGTCTTAATGGCAAAGGCGCGACTGGGAAGTATGAGATCGAGAGCTACAGCATCTCTGATGGTGCTTCCGAGGGACGAGGCAAGTTGTCAGTCCCTCAGAAACCAGTGGAGGTGGATGCTCTGAGCAACTTAGCAGCCAATGCTTCATCCTTACAGCAAGCTCCGGAGAAAAGGGTAGTGCGTTCTGTGAAGGTGATTGGCGACACAGACCATACTGTCTCTCTGAACTGGAGAGCACCTACAGCTACAAACACCACAGAATTCAGTGTCCTATATGCTGTatttggagagagagacatgcgTCGGGTAAACGTAGGTGCCGGAAAGAACCGAATCACCATTGACGGCCTTGTGCCGAAGACAAAGTAcattgcttgtgtttgtgtcaaagGCCTGATCCCGAAAAAGGAGCAGTGTGTAATCTTCTCAACAGATGAGGCGGCCAGTGCGAGTGGCACTCAGAAGCTCATCAATGTGGTGGTGATAACTGTGGCATGCGTGATTGCTGTCCCCCTCACACTGATTGTGTGCTGCGGGGCGTTAAAAAAGCGCTGCAAAAAGCTGCTAGGGCGGCAGTCCAAGGACATGCAGGACTCGTACGTCACGTTTGAGACCCTGGGCCCCGCGGCCAAAGCTAAAGGAATGGAGGGCGACTTTCTGACCAGGCTAAATCCTGACGAATCCAACAGGTTGCTCTCAGCAAGGTCCAGTGTTGACTCGGAGGCCACAGCCAGGACTGAGGGACCACCTAACGAGTACTTCTGCTAA
- the LOC116670762 gene encoding leucine-rich repeat, immunoglobulin-like domain and transmembrane domain-containing protein 2 has product MDTFYVALHIALLYYLITPGSPTCLTGCSCTDDNLGRSLICMETSMGQIPEDIPHDFIKIRIENCHLTELPRGAFSQISALEFLWLNFNEITLMNIKSLDGLTNLTELRLQGNKLTSVTWTAFQDTPKLKILDLKHNRLDILPEHALRHLPALTYLDLSFNQLSVISKDVFINWPLYQTAEKAWGKEGLVSNVVLALHDNPWLCDCRLKGFVEFIRAVSPPIILMNSYLMCSGPASKAEKFFHEIQLKTCMNPVASAPETNITLPLGANATLTCLVKARPGPTIQWMYSLKIIRGFAATETHIDEETVTSQLVIPTLHLADRGLYTCMANNFIGNSSVSITVNINSSDPSALLPPPVPILSSDENPYIEIRIAKQTVYGITLEWYAATDNPAETWFTIHFGKYDSHKKEMIYIGPGINSYTVSDLLPVTKYEVCVTLKNHPPREGQCIVFVTGSDISELEQRERLIHIIVIVCAMVLAVPAGMYACTTEARFSCVDHCVKLWKKRRLHGEDLQGAERQGTFDSLQAASDEGLCRDSEEKPKKRRKSEDKIKAGSAAHLY; this is encoded by the exons ATGGACACCTTTTATGTCGCATTACATATCGCTTTGCTATATTATCTAATCACCCCTGGATCACCAACTTGTCTGACCGGTTGCTCCTGTACAGATGACAACTTGGGAAG GTCTTTAATATGTATGGAAACCTCCATGGGCCAAATCCCAGAGGATATCCCTCATGATTTTATTAAAATCCGAATTGAAAACTGCCACCTGACCGAGTTACCTCGAGGAGCTTTCTCTCAAATCAGTGCCTTGGAGTTTCTCTGGCTGAATTTTAATGAAATCACCTTGATGAACATCAAAAGCTTAGATGGGCTGACCAACCTGACTGAGCTCCGGCTGCAAGGTAACAAGCTGACTTCAGTAACATGGACGGCGTTTCAGGACACACCGAAACTGAAGATTTTGGATCTAAAGCACAATCGACTGGACATCCTGCCCGAACACGCTTTGAGACACTTACCTGCACTGACCTACTTAGATTTGTCCTTCAATCAGCTTAGTGTCATATCAAAAGATGTCTTCATTAATTGGCCTCTTTACCAAACGGCAGAGAAAGCTTGGGGGAAAGAAGGGCTGGTGTCCAATGTAGTTCTGGCATTGCATGACAACCCTTGGTTGTGCGATTGCCGCCTCAAAGGCTTTGTTGAATTCATCAGGGCGGTCAGCCCTCCCATTATTCTTATGAACTCTTATTTGATGTGCTCGGGCCCGGCCTCCAAAGCTGAAAAGTTTTTCCACGAGATCCAGTTAAAAACATGCATGAATCCGGTGGCCTCTGCCCCAGAGACTAACATCACTTTACCTCTCGGAGCAAATGCAACACTCACATGCTTAGTAAAGGCCAGGCCAGGTCCAACCATTCAGTGGATGTACAGTCTGAAGATTATAAGAGGATTTGCTG CTACAGAGACTCACATAGACGAAGAGACTGTCACCTCCCAGCTGGTGATCCCCACTCTTCACCTGGCAGACCGAGGACTCTACACCTGCATGGCCAATAACTTTATTGGCAACTCCTCTGTCAGCATCACAGTTAACATCAACTCCTCTGATCCCTCTGCTCTACTCCCTCCACCTGTCCCCATACTGTCATCCGATGAGAATCCCTACATTGAAATCCGCATTGCCAAGCAGACAGTTTACGGTATCACCCTGGAGTGGTACGCTGCAACGGACAACCCAGCAGAAACCTGGTTCACTATCCACTTTGGCAAATACGATTCACACAAAAAAGAGATGATCTACATTGGCCCTGGCATCAACAGCTACACTGTCAGCGACCTGCTTCCTGTGACCAAATATGAGGTGTGTGTGACCCTGAAGAACCATCCACCAAGAGAAGGACAGTGCATCGTGTTTGTGACGGGTAGTGACATCAGTGAGCTGGAGCAAAGAGAGAGGCTCATCCACATTATCGTCATTGTTTGCGCCATGGTGTTGGCAGTGCCGGCCGGCATGTATGCCTGCACCACGGAGGCCAGGTTCAGCTGCGTGGATCACTGCGTGAAACTGTGGAAGAAGCGCAGGCTGCACGGAGAGGACCTGCAGGGGGCGGAGAGGCAGGGCACCTTCGACAGCCTGCAAGCGGCCAGCGATGAAGGCCTGTGCAGAGACTCGGAGGAAAAGCCGAAAAAGAGGCGGAAGTCTGAGGACAAGATCAAAGCAGGAAGTGCCGCTCATCTGTACTAG